From the Bremerella alba genome, one window contains:
- a CDS encoding glucuronate isomerase yields MSIDLRNRLFEQLDQLVLIDPHTHINALDPSSHTLADILGYHYYTELAHSAGMPKGQIEEEGISPKEKVGRLIENLGPISNTIQYSWFIEMAQKLLDFEGDTIDASNWEAFYDSAAEKMSADSWTDTVFNKSRLESVFLTNDFDDPLEGFDSTKYIPCLRTDDLVFHLTNARTKMRLYEATNVEISNVASAREAIGKLFDHFVSRNAKACAISLPPTFAPTKVSDARAETALSHVFSHGPSADEDDQRAVSNFIFWTLAENCQQHKLPFDLMIGVNRKVFPEGVYQGQDLYDSRVSLIQYKDLLNAFPDVTFPISVLASVTNQELVSYSWIFPNVVANGHWWYSNTPTFIQHDCAARLEAIPRTKQIGYYSDMYKMEFALPKFAMYKRILAKVLAENFVIDRSWTEESAVELGTQLLRGNVESIFNVGS; encoded by the coding sequence ATGTCAATCGATCTACGAAATCGCCTCTTTGAACAGCTCGACCAACTCGTCCTGATTGACCCCCATACCCACATCAATGCCCTCGATCCCTCCTCGCACACGCTGGCAGACATCCTGGGATATCACTACTACACCGAGTTGGCCCACTCGGCCGGCATGCCAAAAGGCCAGATTGAAGAAGAGGGGATCTCGCCGAAAGAAAAGGTGGGGCGTCTGATCGAGAACCTCGGTCCGATTTCCAACACGATCCAATACAGTTGGTTCATCGAAATGGCCCAGAAACTGCTGGATTTCGAGGGAGATACCATCGATGCCAGCAATTGGGAAGCGTTCTACGATTCGGCCGCAGAAAAGATGTCGGCCGATAGTTGGACAGACACGGTATTCAATAAAAGTCGGCTGGAAAGTGTCTTCCTGACCAATGATTTCGACGATCCGCTCGAAGGCTTCGACTCAACCAAGTATATCCCCTGCTTAAGAACGGATGACCTGGTTTTTCATCTCACCAACGCGCGAACCAAGATGCGGTTGTATGAAGCGACTAACGTCGAAATCAGCAACGTGGCGTCGGCACGAGAGGCTATCGGCAAGCTATTTGACCACTTTGTCAGCCGCAACGCCAAGGCCTGTGCGATTTCACTTCCGCCTACGTTCGCCCCGACAAAAGTCTCCGATGCCCGAGCAGAGACCGCTTTGTCGCACGTATTCTCTCACGGTCCCAGTGCGGATGAGGACGATCAACGAGCCGTCAGCAACTTCATTTTCTGGACGCTCGCCGAGAATTGCCAGCAGCACAAACTTCCGTTCGACCTGATGATAGGCGTTAATCGCAAAGTCTTTCCCGAAGGCGTCTACCAAGGCCAAGACCTGTACGACAGTCGCGTTTCGCTGATTCAGTACAAAGATCTACTCAACGCGTTCCCCGACGTGACGTTCCCCATTTCGGTCCTCGCTAGCGTGACAAACCAGGAGTTGGTCAGCTATTCGTGGATTTTCCCGAATGTCGTGGCTAATGGGCACTGGTGGTACAGCAACACGCCCACGTTTATTCAGCACGATTGTGCGGCACGCCTCGAAGCCATCCCACGCACTAAGCAAATTGGCTACTACAGCGATATGTACAAAATGGAATTCGCGTTGCCAAAGTTCGCTATGTACAAGCGAATCCTAGCAAAGGTCCTCGCCGAGAACTTCGTCATCGACCGCAGTTGGACGGAAGAATCCGCTGTCGAGTTGGGTACCCAACTCCTGCGAGGCAACGTCGAGTCTATTTTCAACGTCGGAAGCTAA
- a CDS encoding DUF3299 domain-containing protein, translating to MRPTNTTHDPASSNLTVQPNDEAANAASMDEEESSPETEEKADAADTQPTSAEKEPSPGTEVFTRTRPIPKPQPGKTLDLTFDDIKFDIEPDAPFEREMLPQGIEDLNGQKIRIGGYMLPSFQQRDIKQFVLVRDNMECCFGPGAALYDCILIEMDGRGTDFTVRPVVVEGTITIKEYKSADGKHLAIYHMQGTGVR from the coding sequence TTGCGGCCAACCAACACGACTCACGATCCGGCTTCGTCGAATCTCACCGTTCAGCCAAACGATGAAGCCGCCAATGCTGCATCGATGGACGAAGAGGAGTCCTCTCCTGAAACGGAAGAGAAAGCCGACGCAGCAGACACGCAGCCTACCTCAGCCGAAAAAGAACCTTCACCGGGCACCGAGGTATTCACTCGGACGCGTCCCATCCCCAAGCCACAGCCAGGCAAGACGCTCGACCTAACCTTCGATGATATCAAGTTTGATATTGAGCCCGACGCCCCCTTCGAGCGCGAGATGCTTCCTCAAGGGATCGAAGACCTGAATGGGCAGAAGATTCGGATCGGCGGTTATATGCTCCCCAGCTTCCAGCAAAGGGACATTAAGCAATTCGTTCTCGTACGAGACAACATGGAGTGTTGCTTTGGGCCTGGGGCTGCGCTATATGATTGTATTCTGATTGAAATGGATGGACGAGGCACCGATTTCACCGTGCGTCCAGTGGTGGTCGAAGGGACCATCACCATCAAAGAATACAAGTCTGCCGACGGGAAGCACTTGGCGATCTATCATATGCAAGGCACCGGCGTTCGCTAG
- a CDS encoding inositol monophosphatase family protein → MSSYLTSCEKAARAAGDVLNQWRGKFSVREKGRFDLVTDADDAAQKVIEEILTADFPDFEFLGEEGPSGLSRETGSPYCWIVDPLDGTMNYVHGLPNYAVSIGLTNAGKVIAGVIYDPVFDRCFKAEKGQGAYLNDEKLEVSTAQSLEESLIAFSFPTTVEKDSPVIQDFMNVLVKSQGIRRFGSAALNLAYVAAGQLDAYWAGFNKPWDVAAGVILVEEAGGVVQGFAHQPFNIDQPKIVATATPQLQAELQAQVSTL, encoded by the coding sequence ATGTCTTCCTATTTAACAAGTTGCGAAAAGGCCGCACGAGCAGCGGGCGATGTGCTGAACCAATGGCGAGGCAAGTTCTCCGTTCGAGAAAAAGGGCGGTTCGACCTCGTTACCGACGCCGACGATGCGGCCCAGAAGGTCATTGAAGAGATTCTTACTGCCGACTTTCCTGATTTCGAGTTTTTGGGAGAAGAAGGGCCATCCGGATTGTCGCGAGAGACCGGTAGTCCCTATTGCTGGATTGTCGATCCGCTGGATGGCACGATGAACTATGTCCATGGGTTACCTAACTATGCGGTTTCCATTGGCCTTACTAACGCCGGAAAGGTAATCGCAGGCGTGATTTACGATCCGGTTTTCGATCGTTGTTTCAAAGCAGAGAAGGGCCAGGGGGCCTATCTGAATGACGAGAAACTCGAGGTAAGCACTGCCCAATCTCTGGAAGAATCCCTGATTGCATTCAGCTTTCCCACGACGGTTGAGAAGGACTCGCCGGTCATCCAAGACTTCATGAATGTCCTTGTAAAGTCGCAGGGAATTCGAAGATTTGGATCCGCTGCATTGAACTTGGCCTATGTGGCAGCCGGACAATTGGATGCCTACTGGGCTGGGTTCAATAAGCCTTGGGATGTGGCGGCTGGCGTGATCTTGGTTGAGGAAGCCGGAGGCGTTGTGCAAGGATTTGCGCATCAACCATTCAACATCGACCAGCCCAAAATCGTGGCGACGGCTACCCCCCAGTTACAGGCAGAGCTTCAAGCCCAAGTTTCAACTTTGTAG
- a CDS encoding lysophospholipid acyltransferase family protein — protein sequence MSVRVADNSNLHSVPPSPDQELNVLLVLGLIASSLLVTITVLWLLTRRTEYTIVQFLLDRTAFILLRFLWRTKAPCGLPLSPDQGAVIVANHRSSVDPFFIHLAAKRRVRWFVAREFFGNMLFGWFLHETGAIPTRRGGIDNVSVREAMRLLHEGKWVGVLPEGRINTSDQFMMPVRPGAALLARKADVPILPVYIQGAPFNGTVTGPFFMRANVVITVGELIYPNEFASDKAMIVAAVKAIAQLAGHPDYEPTLAGKNWKPIPEELAQDKHRREG from the coding sequence GTGTCCGTGCGTGTCGCTGACAATTCCAATTTGCACTCTGTACCTCCTAGTCCCGATCAAGAATTGAACGTTTTATTGGTACTCGGCCTGATAGCATCCAGCTTACTGGTCACAATCACCGTGCTTTGGTTGCTCACTCGGCGTACAGAGTACACCATAGTCCAATTTCTTTTAGATCGCACAGCTTTTATCTTACTGCGATTTCTTTGGCGAACTAAGGCCCCCTGCGGACTTCCGCTCTCGCCAGATCAAGGCGCAGTCATCGTGGCAAACCATCGAAGCAGCGTCGACCCCTTCTTTATCCATTTAGCTGCAAAACGGCGAGTCCGCTGGTTCGTTGCCCGCGAGTTCTTCGGTAATATGCTCTTCGGTTGGTTTCTTCACGAGACGGGTGCCATCCCCACCCGCCGCGGCGGAATCGATAATGTCTCGGTTCGCGAGGCAATGAGACTCCTTCACGAGGGAAAATGGGTCGGAGTACTGCCAGAAGGACGAATCAATACTTCCGACCAGTTCATGATGCCCGTTCGCCCCGGTGCCGCTCTTTTGGCTCGCAAAGCAGATGTACCGATCCTTCCGGTTTACATCCAAGGTGCCCCATTCAATGGGACGGTGACCGGCCCGTTTTTCATGCGAGCCAATGTTGTTATCACGGTTGGCGAGTTGATTTATCCGAACGAATTTGCCTCGGATAAAGCGATGATTGTTGCCGCTGTCAAAGCAATTGCTCAATTAGCCGGCCATCCCGACTACGAGCCGACCCTCGCCGGTAAGAATTGGAAGCCTATACCAGAAGAACTGGCTCAAGATAAGCACCGGCGCGAAGGCTAG
- a CDS encoding RNA polymerase sigma factor — protein sequence MMNGNLYNDERDRIVDLVLEAQKGDRDAFGQLVEIFQPVVFAIALKRLRHYWEAQELAQDVFIQAMQKLDQLREPAAFPGWLRSIAARMAINRAVRRPHDFATEPEALAAVCVEYQTPLHAILEVERRDNLAVGISRLRAMDRDTLQAFYVEGQSLREMSDEFEAPIGTIKRRLHVARKRLAKEMEELEAVAV from the coding sequence ATGATGAACGGAAACTTGTACAACGATGAACGGGATCGGATCGTCGATTTGGTCCTTGAAGCTCAGAAGGGTGATCGAGATGCTTTCGGTCAATTGGTCGAGATCTTCCAGCCGGTCGTCTTCGCGATCGCTTTGAAGCGTTTGCGTCACTACTGGGAAGCCCAGGAGTTGGCTCAGGACGTATTCATCCAGGCGATGCAGAAGCTCGACCAGTTGCGTGAACCGGCTGCATTCCCAGGCTGGTTGCGTTCGATCGCGGCCCGGATGGCCATTAACCGGGCCGTTCGTCGGCCGCACGATTTCGCCACCGAACCAGAAGCGTTGGCTGCAGTCTGCGTTGAATACCAGACCCCGCTGCATGCCATTTTGGAAGTCGAACGGCGGGATAACCTGGCCGTCGGCATCAGCCGCCTTCGCGCAATGGACCGGGATACGCTTCAGGCCTTTTACGTCGAAGGACAGTCGTTGCGTGAAATGAGCGATGAATTCGAAGCTCCGATCGGAACGATCAAGCGTCGTCTGCACGTCGCTCGTAAGCGACTGGCCAAGGAGATGGAAGAGTTGGAAGCGGTCGCCGTTTAG
- the rimI gene encoding ribosomal protein S18-alanine N-acetyltransferase has protein sequence MSQISQRTLPVHIRWMIRRDMQEVLDIESLSFEYAWSEEDFVKCLRERNCIGMVAEHEDRIAGYMIYEILNTRLHLLNLAVAPSMRRSGVGRQMIGKLVSKLTHRRRRQILLEVRETNLEAQKFFRNLDFKAISLLRDFYEDTTEDAYLMQYKQLESGGYTPVNRIARLAS, from the coding sequence ATGAGTCAAATTAGTCAACGAACTTTGCCTGTTCATATCCGTTGGATGATTCGACGCGATATGCAAGAGGTTCTCGATATTGAAAGCCTCAGCTTCGAATACGCCTGGAGTGAAGAAGACTTCGTCAAATGCCTTCGCGAACGCAACTGCATCGGTATGGTTGCGGAACACGAAGACCGCATCGCCGGTTACATGATCTACGAGATTCTCAATACTCGTTTGCATCTGTTGAATTTGGCCGTCGCTCCGTCCATGCGTCGTTCTGGTGTTGGTCGCCAGATGATCGGCAAATTGGTATCCAAGTTGACCCATCGTCGTCGACGTCAGATCCTTCTAGAAGTTCGGGAAACGAACCTCGAAGCTCAGAAGTTTTTCCGCAATCTCGATTTCAAAGCGATTTCGCTACTGCGTGACTTCTACGAAGACACCACCGAAGACGCCTACCTGATGCAGTACAAACAGCTTGAGTCAGGCGGCTATACTCCGGTCAATCGAATCGCACGTTTGGCCAGCTAA
- a CDS encoding carboxylesterase family protein, which yields MQTVSKRQESHEFFWFDSQGRKRAFPFLCYQPHEFQAETKLPLLIFLHGAGERGTDLELVKKHGPPKLIDQGEDLPFVVISPQCPLDQWWAMQENVDGLAQLTQYIQSEYSTDADRTYLTGMSMGGYGSWATAAAYPNLFAAIIPVCGGADLAIAADLKPTAAWAFHGRDDEIVPVIRSKEIVNEVSKIGGDARLTIYDNVQHDSWSVTYANREIYDWLLSHELRNQRNA from the coding sequence ATGCAAACCGTTTCCAAGCGCCAGGAATCTCACGAGTTCTTTTGGTTCGATAGCCAAGGCAGGAAGCGGGCTTTTCCGTTTCTTTGCTATCAACCGCATGAATTTCAAGCAGAAACCAAGCTTCCACTGCTCATCTTTTTGCACGGGGCAGGGGAGCGGGGAACGGACTTGGAATTGGTCAAGAAGCACGGCCCACCTAAGCTGATCGACCAAGGCGAGGATCTTCCTTTTGTGGTTATTAGTCCGCAGTGTCCCCTGGATCAATGGTGGGCCATGCAGGAGAACGTCGATGGACTGGCTCAGCTAACTCAGTACATTCAAAGCGAATACTCGACCGATGCCGACCGAACTTACCTTACCGGCATGAGCATGGGCGGCTACGGAAGCTGGGCAACTGCCGCCGCTTATCCCAATCTTTTTGCAGCAATTATCCCGGTGTGTGGCGGTGCCGATCTGGCGATCGCCGCCGATCTTAAGCCAACCGCCGCTTGGGCATTTCATGGCCGTGACGACGAAATCGTTCCCGTGATTCGCAGCAAAGAAATTGTTAACGAGGTTTCCAAGATTGGTGGTGACGCGCGGCTGACCATTTATGACAATGTGCAGCACGACAGTTGGTCGGTTACCTATGCCAATCGAGAGATTTACGATTGGCTTCTTTCGCACGAGCTTCGCAACCAGAGGAATGCCTGA
- the eboE gene encoding metabolite traffic protein EboE produces the protein MAIQSWTGYCTNVHAGANLEQTQQNLITHASRVQQNLGSEKPLGVGLWLSNSTAQSLVEPGTLDDFAKLLDDNQWIPYTFNGFPFGDFHKSIVKHDVYLPTWWQPERLAYTKNLVTILDRLLAPGEEGSISTMPIAWGTPEPSDQQWSFAVEHMLDLVQHLYELEQSTGRLIYVCIEPEPGCLLDTTEDVVNFFQQRLFPAGDAERIRRYLRVCHDVCHAAVMFEDQLSVLAKYSQAGILIGKVQISSAIEIRFSELNEQERHTVLAEVAEFAEDRYLHQTTSRSADGSLRYFDDLPFALQEASQKTPQDETWRIHFHMPIYLDQFGLLRTTQSHIHDFLSEIRNHPEIRHFEVETYAWGVLPQELQHNELAEGIAQEIHWLRQQLTHSKQA, from the coding sequence ATGGCGATCCAATCCTGGACCGGTTACTGCACCAATGTCCATGCCGGGGCCAATCTCGAGCAGACCCAGCAGAACCTCATTACCCACGCTTCGCGCGTCCAGCAAAACCTTGGAAGCGAGAAGCCTCTGGGCGTGGGACTATGGCTCTCGAATTCTACGGCTCAGTCCCTGGTCGAACCGGGCACACTTGACGACTTCGCCAAACTGCTCGATGACAATCAGTGGATACCATACACGTTCAATGGCTTCCCCTTCGGCGATTTCCACAAATCAATCGTGAAGCATGATGTCTATTTACCGACTTGGTGGCAGCCAGAGCGTTTGGCTTATACCAAGAACTTGGTGACAATCCTCGACCGACTGCTTGCTCCGGGGGAAGAAGGAAGTATCTCCACGATGCCCATCGCTTGGGGTACCCCTGAGCCCAGCGATCAGCAGTGGTCGTTCGCCGTTGAGCACATGCTAGATCTTGTACAGCATCTATACGAACTAGAACAATCGACTGGGCGGCTTATCTATGTTTGCATCGAGCCAGAGCCTGGCTGCCTTCTCGACACGACGGAAGATGTCGTCAATTTCTTCCAACAACGACTCTTTCCGGCAGGCGATGCCGAACGAATTCGCCGTTATCTACGCGTCTGTCACGATGTTTGTCACGCAGCGGTCATGTTTGAAGACCAGTTGAGTGTGCTCGCCAAGTACTCTCAGGCCGGTATTCTGATCGGCAAGGTTCAGATCTCATCCGCCATTGAAATTCGCTTTTCCGAGTTGAACGAGCAAGAACGTCACACGGTTCTTGCTGAGGTCGCCGAATTCGCCGAAGACCGATACTTACACCAGACTACCTCTCGCAGTGCTGATGGTTCGCTACGTTACTTCGACGACCTGCCGTTTGCTTTGCAGGAAGCATCGCAAAAGACTCCCCAAGATGAAACGTGGCGGATTCACTTCCATATGCCTATCTATCTTGACCAGTTTGGCTTACTCCGAACGACTCAGTCGCATATCCATGACTTCCTCTCCGAAATAAGAAATCATCCGGAGATTCGCCACTTCGAGGTCGAAACGTATGCCTGGGGCGTACTCCCTCAGGAATTGCAACATAACGAGTTGGCCGAAGGCATCGCCCAAGAGATCCATTGGCTTCGCCAACAACTCACCCACAGTAAGCAAGCCTAA
- a CDS encoding YfcE family phosphodiesterase — protein sequence MQIGIVSDTHGHSVFAQSAAYMLETFSVEQVLHCGDIGSTGVVKIFSKWPAHYVYGNTDDSRSVLQEEIEASGGKYYGQVAEIDLGSRRIGMTHGDDPALLMRMVRSDKYDLVCSGHTHQVNVRQVGHTLALNPGALFRAVRHTIAIVDLTTMHHEIVEV from the coding sequence GTGCAAATTGGAATTGTCAGCGACACGCACGGACACAGCGTCTTCGCCCAGTCGGCCGCATATATGCTGGAAACGTTCTCAGTAGAGCAAGTTTTGCATTGTGGCGATATCGGAAGTACGGGTGTTGTCAAGATTTTCTCGAAGTGGCCGGCTCATTACGTCTATGGAAACACGGACGACAGCCGGAGTGTCCTGCAGGAAGAGATTGAAGCGAGCGGCGGAAAATACTATGGACAAGTTGCCGAGATTGACCTTGGCAGTCGGCGAATCGGAATGACCCACGGAGACGACCCGGCACTATTGATGCGAATGGTCCGTAGCGACAAGTATGATCTGGTTTGTTCTGGTCATACCCATCAAGTCAATGTTCGTCAGGTCGGGCATACACTCGCTCTGAATCCCGGAGCACTCTTTCGCGCCGTCCGCCACACGATCGCTATCGTCGATCTCACGACAATGCATCACGAGATCGTCGAAGTTTAG
- a CDS encoding DUF4013 domain-containing protein has product MSTSGDNPYASPEGTNYEPQQPTGSEAVVPRTSVDYMETLGDVFNNPNWFVNILLAGIAIIIPIIGGMVALGYVAEIIGARAYGRIKTYPDFDFNRFVEYLTRGFWMFLVTFLTSLCLAPLGMVAGGIMGALSATENEVLVLIGFVIYFFSIFAINLLSFFLMCPLVIRAGMLNDFAGAFDFGWIMDFIKKMWVEQLIGGILLYIFAMFIMLVGCMALCVGYIPAAGVVVIMSSLFITQLYQVYIHRGGQGLPFKEAKKL; this is encoded by the coding sequence ATGTCGACATCTGGAGACAACCCTTACGCCTCGCCCGAAGGGACTAACTACGAGCCTCAGCAGCCAACAGGCAGTGAGGCAGTCGTCCCGCGTACCTCTGTCGACTATATGGAGACGTTGGGAGATGTCTTCAATAATCCCAATTGGTTCGTCAACATCTTATTAGCTGGTATCGCGATTATCATCCCGATCATCGGCGGCATGGTCGCCCTGGGATATGTGGCGGAAATCATCGGTGCTCGGGCATACGGTCGGATAAAAACCTACCCGGACTTCGATTTCAATCGCTTCGTTGAGTATCTCACACGTGGCTTTTGGATGTTTTTGGTCACATTTCTCACGTCATTGTGCCTGGCTCCACTGGGCATGGTTGCCGGAGGTATCATGGGAGCACTCTCAGCAACAGAAAATGAAGTACTGGTGCTGATTGGCTTTGTCATTTACTTTTTCTCGATCTTTGCGATCAATCTACTCAGCTTTTTTCTGATGTGCCCTTTGGTGATTCGAGCGGGCATGCTGAATGATTTTGCCGGAGCGTTCGACTTTGGGTGGATCATGGACTTCATCAAGAAGATGTGGGTTGAGCAACTCATAGGCGGCATTCTTCTTTACATCTTCGCCATGTTTATCATGCTGGTAGGCTGCATGGCGTTATGCGTCGGATACATCCCTGCCGCAGGCGTTGTGGTGATCATGTCGTCCCTTTTCATCACGCAGCTTTATCAAGTCTATATTCACCGCGGGGGCCAGGGACTGCCGTTCAAAGAAGCGAAGAAGCTTTAA
- a CDS encoding DUF4190 domain-containing protein, translating to MSTSTEPQPAFTGDVDPAMYEQYRSISSLAVTSLLIGFISLVTILAIVMAPIAVVGIALGIWAVITVRKNTATQTGLPLAYAGLVLSTIALVAGGSRYVYEEYINLPEGYEVIAFGLLQEQPGQPLGQPVPDSALELNGKQVLIRGYVYPHAEKSGLTRFVMVPDFDTCCFGGQPKLTDMVEVRLVDPLSVDFSFNRRKIGGTLRVHTDLKKIEDLTGVFYELEADYVD from the coding sequence ATGAGCACCTCCACCGAACCCCAACCTGCATTCACTGGCGATGTTGATCCGGCGATGTACGAGCAGTACCGCTCGATTAGTTCGTTGGCGGTGACTTCGCTTCTCATTGGCTTTATCAGCTTGGTCACCATCTTAGCGATCGTGATGGCTCCGATTGCGGTCGTTGGTATTGCTTTGGGGATTTGGGCAGTCATCACGGTACGCAAGAACACGGCTACCCAAACAGGCTTGCCGTTGGCCTACGCAGGGCTCGTTCTTTCTACGATTGCCCTCGTAGCAGGCGGCAGCCGCTACGTTTACGAAGAATACATTAACCTGCCGGAAGGGTATGAAGTCATCGCGTTTGGACTTCTTCAGGAACAACCTGGCCAGCCCCTCGGTCAGCCTGTGCCAGACTCGGCATTAGAGTTAAACGGCAAGCAGGTACTGATTCGCGGCTACGTTTATCCGCACGCCGAGAAATCGGGCCTGACCCGCTTTGTGATGGTTCCCGATTTTGATACCTGCTGTTTCGGGGGCCAACCCAAACTGACCGACATGGTGGAAGTCCGCCTTGTCGACCCCCTTTCGGTTGATTTTTCCTTCAACCGACGCAAGATCGGGGGAACGCTTCGGGTTCATACCGATCTGAAAAAGATCGAAGACCTGACTGGCGTCTTTTATGAATTGGAAGCTGACTACGTCGATTGA
- a CDS encoding MFS transporter, whose amino-acid sequence MNPSSAEHERTSRGANENAGIWALGNGLVSTTLISFFAQSLGAQSGAISWIIAAPKLVGVLRWFAPSLLKFGGGYRITSVGPFLLSTVFLLLLPLSSVPGIWPSPSVAIAAIVVCWCMYHLAEYCGYVVFIAWLMQLVTPEIRGRFFGLRERWLTAGNLAGFLFAGILGAALRNGFEVDLRWIAYPLLAIFGAFAIGFSVLPLRRIPEPENDIPPNLSLIEDWKYWSRPRARWFLLYGTWFSAANGLFSTLLYIYPYRALDLSLFLPLTMAASMRLGQSIISRPVGVTIDRFGWRSVMICGQVLIALGPFLFSFGTVGYVAGNLIWIAYALINVALPIAIVDGRHDRSAAPPLALYFAWTGLVYGLTALAGQLVADFFVSTQYRQDSASYDTYFIVATLARLSAVLPLVLLPADRKRHTC is encoded by the coding sequence GTGAATCCATCTTCCGCGGAACATGAGCGCACCTCACGCGGAGCGAACGAGAACGCTGGAATTTGGGCGCTCGGTAATGGGCTCGTCTCAACCACGCTTATCTCATTCTTCGCTCAAAGCCTCGGAGCCCAGTCAGGGGCAATCTCTTGGATTATCGCTGCCCCTAAGTTGGTTGGCGTTCTTCGCTGGTTCGCTCCGAGCCTTTTGAAATTTGGTGGAGGCTATCGCATAACCAGCGTCGGGCCATTCCTTTTGTCGACAGTCTTCCTGCTGCTGTTGCCTCTGAGTTCGGTGCCTGGTATCTGGCCATCGCCAAGCGTTGCCATTGCGGCGATCGTTGTTTGCTGGTGCATGTATCATCTGGCCGAATACTGCGGCTACGTGGTCTTCATTGCCTGGCTGATGCAGTTAGTAACACCCGAGATTCGCGGTCGTTTTTTCGGGCTCCGCGAGAGATGGCTGACTGCCGGCAACCTGGCTGGATTCCTATTTGCAGGCATCTTAGGAGCAGCCCTTCGTAACGGCTTCGAGGTCGATCTACGCTGGATCGCCTATCCTCTGCTGGCCATCTTTGGGGCTTTCGCGATCGGTTTCTCGGTCTTGCCGCTGCGACGAATTCCCGAACCAGAAAACGACATTCCGCCCAATCTTTCACTTATCGAAGACTGGAAATATTGGAGTAGACCTCGTGCGCGATGGTTTCTCCTCTATGGAACTTGGTTCTCAGCAGCAAACGGGCTCTTCTCGACCTTACTTTATATTTATCCTTACCGTGCACTCGATTTGTCCCTCTTTCTGCCTCTGACTATGGCTGCGTCGATGCGGCTTGGGCAATCGATAATTAGTCGGCCGGTGGGCGTGACCATCGATCGATTTGGTTGGCGTTCAGTTATGATCTGCGGACAGGTGCTGATCGCCTTGGGGCCGTTTCTTTTTAGTTTTGGTACCGTAGGTTACGTTGCAGGTAATTTGATCTGGATTGCTTACGCGTTGATCAATGTGGCACTTCCTATCGCAATCGTCGATGGCCGTCACGATCGAAGTGCTGCACCACCACTTGCACTCTATTTTGCTTGGACTGGGTTGGTCTACGGACTCACGGCGCTCGCCGGTCAACTGGTTGCCGACTTCTTTGTTTCGACGCAGTATCGCCAAGACTCTGCGTCCTACGACACTTACTTTATTGTGGCAACGTTAGCCCGGCTTTCCGCCGTATTGCCGCTTGTTCTCCTCCCCGCTGATCGCAAACGGCACACCTGTTAG